From Halotia branconii CENA392, the proteins below share one genomic window:
- a CDS encoding Glu/Leu/Phe/Val family dehydrogenase yields the protein MVATPLLPLEAASPAHICPFDQACSYLEAAAKELKLDQGSLEILSHPRKVVTVSIPVKLDNGEVRVLAGHRVQHSDILGPYKGGIRYHPAVTLREVSALAMLMTWKCALLGIPYGGAKGGIAIDPQLYSIGELERITRRYTSELIKDIGPAVDIPAPDMGTSAREMAWMMDTYSVNVGHAVPGVVTGKPLSVGGSLGREMATGRGVMIIVREALAEQGKPLAGMRIVIQGFGNVGGAAAELLYQAGAKIIAVSTAKGGVFSPTGLDIPALKAYAVANRKSVVGFLQATPISNADLLTLPCDVLIPAALENQITEENVNQVQAQVVAEAANGPVTLKANQILEARGVTVLPDILANAGGVVVSYLEWVQGLSYLFWDEERVNREMEQLMVQAYHQVIQESKVRQVNLRLAAYTLGVGRVAQALNDRGLYP from the coding sequence ATGGTTGCAACACCTCTATTGCCGTTGGAAGCAGCTTCTCCAGCGCATATTTGTCCATTTGATCAAGCCTGTAGCTACTTAGAAGCGGCTGCTAAAGAATTAAAGTTAGATCAAGGTTCTCTAGAAATTCTCAGCCACCCACGTAAAGTAGTAACGGTTTCCATTCCTGTGAAACTGGATAATGGGGAAGTACGAGTTCTCGCTGGACATCGAGTGCAGCACTCCGATATCTTAGGCCCCTACAAAGGTGGCATTCGTTACCACCCAGCCGTAACACTGCGGGAAGTGTCAGCCTTAGCAATGTTGATGACTTGGAAATGTGCATTGTTAGGCATTCCCTACGGTGGCGCTAAGGGCGGCATTGCCATAGATCCACAATTATATAGTATTGGTGAACTAGAGAGAATCACTCGTCGCTATACCAGTGAGTTAATTAAAGATATTGGGCCTGCCGTAGACATTCCTGCGCCAGATATGGGTACTTCAGCCCGTGAAATGGCTTGGATGATGGACACTTACTCAGTCAATGTTGGTCATGCTGTACCAGGAGTTGTCACTGGTAAACCACTTTCAGTTGGTGGTTCATTGGGACGAGAAATGGCCACCGGGCGGGGTGTGATGATTATTGTCCGTGAGGCGTTAGCTGAACAAGGCAAACCTTTAGCAGGTATGCGAATTGTCATCCAAGGTTTTGGTAATGTCGGCGGTGCAGCAGCTGAATTATTGTACCAAGCAGGAGCCAAAATTATTGCTGTCTCAACAGCGAAAGGTGGAGTGTTTTCTCCAACAGGTCTTGATATTCCAGCTTTAAAAGCCTACGCCGTGGCAAATCGTAAAAGTGTTGTTGGTTTTTTGCAAGCTACACCAATTAGTAATGCAGATTTACTGACTTTGCCCTGTGATGTGTTGATTCCAGCAGCTTTAGAGAATCAGATCACTGAAGAAAATGTGAATCAAGTACAAGCACAGGTTGTTGCAGAAGCAGCTAATGGCCCAGTTACTCTTAAAGCTAACCAGATTCTAGAGGCGCGGGGTGTGACAGTACTACCAGATATATTGGCAAACGCTGGCGGTGTGGTAGTAAGTTATCTGGAATGGGTACAGGGTCTTTCATATCTATTTTGGGATGAAGAACGCGTTAACCGCGAAATGGAACAGTTAATGGTGCAAGCTTATCACCAAGTAATTCAAGAATCGAAGGTGCGGCAAGTCAACCTCCGACTAGCAGCTTATACGCTTGGTGTAGGTCGTGTAGCGCAAGCACTGAACGATAGAGGTCTTTATCCTTAA
- the murA gene encoding UDP-N-acetylglucosamine 1-carboxyvinyltransferase codes for MNPSTSLPDAKLSPEVDSSVLQIWGGHPLRGNVKISGAKNSALVIMAGALLCSGDCRIRNVPLLADVERMSQVLSALGLRLTRQDDILDINASEITTSKAPYELVTQLRASFFAIGSILARLGVAQMPLPGGCAIGARPVDLHVRGLQAMGAEVQIEHGICNAYVPGSNNRLKGAKIYLDTPSVGATETLMMAATLADGETILENAAREPEVVDLANFCNAMGAKIQGAGTSTITIVGVPKLHSVDYSIIPDRIEAGTFLVAGAITRSEISLSPVLPDHLIPVIAKLREIGVTIVEDSAECLRVLPTDSLRAADIETLPHPGFPTDMQAPFMALLTLAEGDSLINESVFENRLRHASELNRLGADIRVKGNAAFVRGVPILSGAPVLGTDLRASAALVLAGLAAEGQTTIQGLHHLDRGYDRLDMKLQQLGAKILRVGEAPTDAELSPNGSISPSSVST; via the coding sequence ATTAATCCTTCTACCAGCTTACCAGATGCCAAACTTTCTCCTGAAGTAGACTCCTCAGTCTTACAAATTTGGGGGGGGCATCCTTTGCGAGGTAATGTGAAAATTAGCGGGGCTAAAAATTCAGCATTGGTAATCATGGCTGGAGCCTTGCTATGTTCAGGAGATTGTCGCATCCGCAATGTTCCTTTATTGGCGGATGTAGAGCGCATGAGTCAGGTTTTGTCAGCTTTAGGTCTGCGCTTAACACGACAAGACGACATTTTAGATATTAATGCTAGCGAGATTACTACCTCAAAAGCTCCCTACGAACTAGTTACCCAATTGCGGGCAAGTTTTTTTGCCATCGGTTCAATTCTGGCAAGATTGGGTGTAGCACAAATGCCATTACCGGGCGGTTGTGCAATTGGAGCTAGGCCAGTAGATTTGCACGTGCGAGGGCTGCAAGCAATGGGAGCCGAAGTGCAGATCGAACATGGCATTTGTAATGCTTATGTTCCAGGTAGCAACAACAGATTAAAAGGAGCCAAAATTTATCTAGATACTCCCAGCGTCGGAGCAACAGAAACGTTGATGATGGCCGCTACCCTAGCCGATGGTGAAACAATCCTCGAAAATGCTGCTAGGGAACCAGAAGTCGTTGATTTGGCTAACTTCTGCAATGCGATGGGAGCTAAAATTCAGGGTGCGGGAACTAGTACGATTACAATCGTTGGTGTTCCTAAACTGCATTCTGTTGACTACAGCATTATTCCCGATCGCATTGAAGCAGGAACGTTCTTAGTGGCTGGCGCTATCACTCGCTCAGAAATTAGTCTCTCACCAGTATTACCAGACCATTTAATCCCCGTGATTGCCAAACTGCGGGAAATTGGAGTGACAATCGTTGAAGACAGTGCTGAATGCTTACGTGTTTTGCCAACAGATAGTCTCAGAGCCGCAGATATTGAAACCTTGCCTCATCCAGGCTTTCCTACCGATATGCAAGCACCGTTTATGGCTTTACTGACATTGGCAGAAGGTGACAGCTTGATTAACGAATCTGTATTTGAAAACCGCTTGCGTCATGCTTCCGAACTAAATCGCTTAGGAGCAGATATTCGTGTCAAAGGTAATGCGGCTTTTGTGAGAGGAGTGCCAATATTATCGGGCGCACCAGTATTAGGTACAGATTTGCGGGCATCCGCAGCCTTAGTCTTAGCAGGACTAGCAGCTGAGGGACAAACTACCATTCAAGGATTGCACCACCTTGATCGCGGCTACGATCGCCTAGATATGAAGTTGCAGCAATTAGGAGCTAAAATTCTGCGTGTGGGCGAAGCGCCAACAGATGCAGAACTTTCTCCCAACGGCAGTATTTCTCCATCATCTGTTTCGACATAG
- a CDS encoding M48 family metallopeptidase, producing the protein MSFFKTPLIGLKADSFRHPLDLEATKSLKQIPGLDLMVRNWLGPMAEQIFYVENIASSILVGEKQLPDLHRLLLEACKTLDLEPPQLYVRQHPAPNAYTFAMRGKQPFVVLHTSLIDILTPEEIQAVIAHELGHLKCDHSVYLTPVNLLILAAAIVPNVGAFIAQAIQAQLLEWVRCAEFTCDRAALLATQDPKVVMSVLMKLAGGSPTLAPQLNLDAFVDQARAYDDISKTEIGELVKEARTSQLTHPVPVLRAKEIDRWASSIEYQSLLQNHGKKNTSETLPTLGWRNW; encoded by the coding sequence ATGTCGTTCTTTAAAACCCCACTAATTGGTTTAAAAGCTGACTCATTTCGTCATCCGTTAGATTTAGAAGCAACTAAATCTCTCAAGCAGATACCAGGTCTAGACTTGATGGTCAGGAATTGGCTAGGACCAATGGCAGAGCAGATTTTTTATGTGGAAAATATTGCCTCTAGTATTCTGGTAGGTGAAAAACAACTACCTGATTTACACAGGCTATTGTTAGAAGCTTGCAAAACTTTAGATTTAGAACCTCCCCAGTTATATGTCCGGCAGCATCCGGCTCCTAATGCTTATACTTTTGCGATGCGGGGTAAGCAACCTTTTGTTGTATTACATACTTCTTTGATTGATATCCTCACACCAGAGGAAATTCAAGCAGTAATTGCCCATGAATTGGGGCATCTCAAGTGTGACCATAGTGTTTACTTAACGCCTGTAAATTTATTGATTTTAGCAGCGGCAATTGTGCCGAATGTGGGGGCTTTTATTGCTCAAGCGATACAGGCACAACTTTTAGAATGGGTACGCTGTGCTGAGTTTACCTGCGATCGCGCTGCTTTGTTAGCAACTCAAGACCCCAAAGTTGTAATGTCTGTATTAATGAAGTTGGCTGGTGGTTCACCGACTTTAGCACCGCAACTTAACCTTGATGCCTTTGTTGACCAAGCTCGTGCTTACGATGATATTAGCAAAACTGAAATCGGTGAATTGGTCAAAGAAGCCCGCACTTCTCAATTAACGCATCCAGTACCAGTGTTGCGGGCAAAAGAAATTGACCGTTGGGCAAGCAGTATAGAATATCAATCTCTATTGCAAAATCACGGCAAGAAGAATACTAGCGAAACTTTACCTACATTGGGTTGGCGGAACTGGTAA
- a CDS encoding TrmH family RNA methyltransferase: MLTSLKNPLVKQIRKLHSTKERHKQQLFLLEGTHLLEEACAVNYPFVTLCCTPEWHIAHPSLWEKACSQCDRCEIVSKEILQAIATTVQPDGVIAIAKRGDSPNQVPFTGLVLALETIQDPGNLGTIIRTAAAAGASGLWLSSDSVDLDNPKVLRASAGQWFRLTTAVSEDLPATVQHCQQSGMQVIATLPSATLTYWEVDWRKPSLILLGNEGAGLSSDLATLADKQVKIPLSPGVESLNVAIAAALMLYEAQRQNSQPLWGIKN; encoded by the coding sequence GTGTTAACCAGCTTAAAAAATCCTTTAGTCAAGCAAATCCGCAAGCTGCACTCTACCAAAGAGCGACACAAGCAACAGCTATTTTTATTGGAAGGAACGCACTTGTTAGAAGAAGCTTGTGCTGTTAATTATCCATTTGTAACGCTTTGCTGTACACCAGAATGGCACATAGCTCATCCCTCATTATGGGAAAAAGCTTGTAGTCAATGCGATCGCTGTGAAATTGTCAGTAAGGAAATTTTACAGGCGATCGCGACTACAGTCCAACCAGATGGGGTAATTGCCATAGCAAAACGTGGCGATTCTCCAAATCAAGTACCTTTTACTGGTTTAGTTTTGGCCTTAGAAACTATCCAAGATCCAGGAAACCTAGGTACTATTATTCGCACTGCGGCGGCAGCTGGTGCATCGGGGCTATGGCTCAGTAGCGATAGTGTAGATTTAGATAACCCCAAAGTTTTACGCGCTTCTGCTGGACAGTGGTTTCGCTTAACAACAGCAGTGAGTGAAGATTTGCCAGCAACAGTACAACATTGTCAGCAGTCAGGAATGCAAGTAATAGCAACCTTGCCGAGTGCAACTTTAACTTATTGGGAGGTAGATTGGCGAAAACCCAGTTTAATCTTACTGGGAAATGAAGGTGCTGGGTTATCGTCAGATTTAGCAACTCTAGCAGACAAGCAAGTGAAAATTCCCCTGAGTCCAGGAGTGGAGTCTTTGAATGTAGCGATCGCAGCTGCTTTAATGTTATATGAAGCCCAACGGCAAAATAGTCAACCCCTTTGGGGAATTAAAAATTAA